In Pleuronectes platessa chromosome 4, fPlePla1.1, whole genome shotgun sequence, the following proteins share a genomic window:
- the cdca2 gene encoding cell division cycle-associated protein 2 isoform X3 yields MLWKWFKKFLWTFCNFFHRKKQLSGQQLPVSHSPLLPRVASTLRQKMASFQSLMDVEESEVCDPMPRQDGNTGGCIKTRDYLSDGNGKENLPPLMMPSAKKRRCLAPLEGCEVEIREASAPVPQFKLKEQEEDEETGLKRGPSTSSESVKEDQPELISPPLPPATCSTTNIQQDGFFELLSLSQPLAAVSPFHFPSLPGLLEMKPTGDDDSTGTSAVKKKKRVHFGGPLFPEFFDKNLPPSTPLQKGGTPLRAPTPGGCLQLRSLLKTPQKSEPQTPQAPSDFCSPSIFGASPTLAMPRNFRRQSVDEDSEEDGEVVFPSKEEIDSAVTSDTGYLWDSKPLNLNSAFHEESLSQIVTESETKPSSTSHVVVLDEPASSPDKKKPETPVPVRSKRRRKKQREAEYESTSEAPASSGSRKRKQPEESEPVKRSTRSAAKTASGKMKTTSAAARRWNRDVDRSLYGSRDYASKNPNLSPITERLSFLSQSPAAPQAPSASCTKHAAATPETHLNLDTAHSMESTDELTVTHDLGNPSEDSVKSPNPSKESCVRTRRLAGQRSRGRGTMKRKVSVADCNLLCVETGGLTEEHCEDPITTNPEASRETPLCHTAPYQREEDREHEAKIPADIPSTNSEGKSGCPASLNALLPSDEELNDLSVQAAFSKRKAEGSSSSVNSSVDQEPGDQIQEHQTSHEVEDNQRGDQAENLHENCISSSDSQEEERLLNLDLAPWQADFNFEDVFKSVATRGQRSVRRSLRNKSNAAQSKGAGLAWMPKTSPDSNKEARRKTRGRRLSAVLPAHPSVSEETQDNSSSDFK; encoded by the exons ATGCTGTGGAAGTGGTTTAAGAAGTTTCTGTGgactttttgtaattttttccaCCGTAAAAAGCAATTGTCGGGTCAGCAGCTG CCGGTCAGTCACAGCCCCCTTCTTCCCCGGGTGGCGTCCACTCTGAGGCAAAAGATGGCCTCCTTCCAGAGCCTGATGGATGTGGAGGAGAGTGAGGTCTGTGATCCGATGCCAAGACAGGACGGCAACACTGGAGGATGCATCAAGACAAGAGATTATCTGTCTG ATGGAAATGGCAAGGAAAACCTCCCACCACTGATGATGCCCTCAGCCAAGAAGAGGAGGTGCCTGGCCCCCCTTGAAGGCTGCGAAGTGGAGATAAGAGAGGCCAGCGCTCCTGTTCCCCAGTTCAAGTTGAAGGAGCAGGAG GAGGATGAAGAAACGGGTTTGAAACGAGGACCTTCAACATCCAGTGagtctgtgaaagaggaccaGCCTGAGCTTATTTCCCCTCCTCTACCACCAGCCACCTGTTCCACTACCAACATCCAACAG GATGGTTTCTTTGAACTACTCAGCCTCAGCCAACCACTGGCGGCTGTCTCCCCTTTCCACTTCCCTTCTCTCCCTGGTCTGTTGGAGATGAAACCCACAG GAGACGACGACTCCACTGGGACCTCTGCTgttaagaagaaaaagagggtgCACTTTGGAGGTCCGCTCTTTCCTGAGTTCTTTGATAAGAACCTTCCACCCAGCACCCCGTTACAGAAGGGTGGCACGCCGCTCCGAGCACCCACACCAGGTGGGTGTTTACAGCTGCGCTCACTGCTGAAGACCCCGCAGAAGAGTGAACCTCAGACCCCACAAGCGCCGTCAGACTTCTGCAGCCCCAGTATCTTTGGTGCCTCCCCTACACTCGCAATGCCTCGCAACTTCAGAAGGCAGTCTGTGGACGAAGACagtgaggaggatggagag gTTGTTTTCCCTTCAAAGGAGGAGATTGACTCTGCAGTGACAAGTGATACAG GATATCTGTGGGACTCCAAGCCACTGAACTTAAACTCTGCTTTCCATGAGGAGTCTTTGTCTCAGATAGTGACAG AGTCTGAGACTAAACCCAGCTCAACCTCTCATGTGGTTGTCCTGGATGAGCCGGCATCCTCACCAGATAAGAAGAAACCTGAAACTCCAGTTCCGGTCAGATCTAAGAGGCGGAGGAAAAAG CAGCGTGAAGCAGAGTATGAATCTACAAGTGAGGCTCCAGCTAGCTCCGGCAGTCGAAAGAGAAAG CAACCAGAGGAGAGCGAACCTGTGAAGAGGTCGACACGCTCTGCTGCAAAGACGGCCTCTGGGAAGATGAAG ACAACCTCCGCAGCAGCGCGTCGTTGGAACAGGGACGTGGACCGCTCCCTGTACGGCTCTCGGGACTACGCCTCTAAGAACCCCAACCTGAGTCCCATCACTGAGAGACTGTCTTTCCTCAGTCAGTCTCCAGCTGCACCGCAGGCTCCCTCTGCAAGCTGCACAAAACACGCAG CTGCAACCCCAGAGACTCACCTGAACCTAGACACTGCTCACAGCATGGAATCGACAGATGAGCTCACTGTGACACATGACTTGGGTAATCCATCAGAAGACTCCGTCAAATCTCCCAACCCCAGTAAAGAAAGCTGTGTGAGGACCAGGAGGCTGGCGGGTCAGAGGTCCAGAGGGAGAGGAACGATGAAAAGGAAGGTCAGTGTTGCTGACTGCAACCTACTCTGTGTGGAGACTGGAGGACTGACAGAGGAGCACTGTGAAGACCCAATCACTACAAACCCTGAGGCATCAAGGGAAACCCCATTGTGCCACACTGCACCTtatcagagagaggaggacagagaacaTGAAGCCAAGATTCCTGCAGATATACCCAGCACTAACTCAGAAGGGAAGTCAGGGTGTCCTGCCAGTCTTAATGCTCTCCTACCTTCAGATGAAGAACTGAACGACTTGAGTGTGCAAGCAGCGTTCTCAAAACGAAAAGCCGAAGGCAGTAGCAGCTCTGTAAACAGTTCAGTTGACCAGGAGCCTGGGGACCAGATACAGGAGCACCAAACGAGCCATGAAGTGGAGGATAACCAACGGGGAGACCAAGCAGAGAACCTGCATGAAAACTGCATTTCGAGCTCTGACAGTCAGGAAGAGGAGCGACTGTTAAATCTAGACCTGGCTCCCTGGCAGGCTGACTTTAATTTTGAAGATGTATTTAAATCTGtcgccactagagggcagcgctCTGTACGCCGTAGCTTAAGGAACAAGAGCAATGCGGCCCAGAGCAAAGGGGCAGGTCTCGCCTGGATGCCTAAGACCTCCCCCGACTCGAATAAAGAGGCCCGAAGGAAAACGCGGGGCCGCCGGCTCAGCGCTGTTCTCCCTGCCCATCCTTCAGTctctgaggagacacaggaCAACTCTTCATCAGACTTCAAATAG
- the cdca2 gene encoding cell division cycle-associated protein 2 isoform X2: MESAEMNPAGPEGPHKDEMLPPSEENAPPVLTDTPDPLNFSVLTPRRFGISVQSFTPAASSNHKDKSRLSQIKSRRRSGIGVRGSPETNSLIRFMAQQRLKTPTNYQTPEPVSHSPLLPRVASTLRQKMASFQSLMDVEESEVCDPMPRQDGNTGGCIKTRDYLSDGNGKENLPPLMMPSAKKRRCLAPLEGCEVEIREASAPVPQFKLKEQEEDEETGLKRGPSTSSESVKEDQPELISPPLPPATCSTTNIQQDGFFELLSLSQPLAAVSPFHFPSLPGLLEMKPTGDDDSTGTSAVKKKKRVHFGGPLFPEFFDKNLPPSTPLQKGGTPLRAPTPGGCLQLRSLLKTPQKSEPQTPQAPSDFCSPSIFGASPTLAMPRNFRRQSVDEDSEEDGEVVFPSKEEIDSAVTSDTGYLWDSKPLNLNSAFHEESLSQIVTESETKPSSTSHVVVLDEPASSPDKKKPETPVPVRSKRRRKKREAEYESTSEAPASSGSRKRKQPEESEPVKRSTRSAAKTASGKMKTTSAAARRWNRDVDRSLYGSRDYASKNPNLSPITERLSFLSQSPAAPQAPSASCTKHAAATPETHLNLDTAHSMESTDELTVTHDLGNPSEDSVKSPNPSKESCVRTRRLAGQRSRGRGTMKRKVSVADCNLLCVETGGLTEEHCEDPITTNPEASRETPLCHTAPYQREEDREHEAKIPADIPSTNSEGKSGCPASLNALLPSDEELNDLSVQAAFSKRKAEGSSSSVNSSVDQEPGDQIQEHQTSHEVEDNQRGDQAENLHENCISSSDSQEEERLLNLDLAPWQADFNFEDVFKSVATRGQRSVRRSLRNKSNAAQSKGAGLAWMPKTSPDSNKEARRKTRGRRLSAVLPAHPSVSEETQDNSSSDFK, translated from the exons ATGGAAAGCGCAGAGATGAACCCTGCTGGCCCAGAAGGACCTCATAAGGACGAGATGTTGCCCCCCTCAGAAGAGAACGCCCCTCCTGTTTTAACAGACACCCCAGACCCCCTGAATTTCTCCGTGCTCACCCCCCGTCGGTTTGGCATCTCTGTCCAGAGCTTCACCCCAGCGGCCTCATCGAACCACAAAG ATAAGTCTCGTCTATCACAAATAAAGTCAAGGCGGCGATCCGGCATCGGTGTCCGTGGTTCACCAGAGACAAACTCCCTCATCCGCTTCATGGCACAACAGAGATTGAAGACTCCAACAAACTACCAAACTCCTGAG CCGGTCAGTCACAGCCCCCTTCTTCCCCGGGTGGCGTCCACTCTGAGGCAAAAGATGGCCTCCTTCCAGAGCCTGATGGATGTGGAGGAGAGTGAGGTCTGTGATCCGATGCCAAGACAGGACGGCAACACTGGAGGATGCATCAAGACAAGAGATTATCTGTCTG ATGGAAATGGCAAGGAAAACCTCCCACCACTGATGATGCCCTCAGCCAAGAAGAGGAGGTGCCTGGCCCCCCTTGAAGGCTGCGAAGTGGAGATAAGAGAGGCCAGCGCTCCTGTTCCCCAGTTCAAGTTGAAGGAGCAGGAG GAGGATGAAGAAACGGGTTTGAAACGAGGACCTTCAACATCCAGTGagtctgtgaaagaggaccaGCCTGAGCTTATTTCCCCTCCTCTACCACCAGCCACCTGTTCCACTACCAACATCCAACAG GATGGTTTCTTTGAACTACTCAGCCTCAGCCAACCACTGGCGGCTGTCTCCCCTTTCCACTTCCCTTCTCTCCCTGGTCTGTTGGAGATGAAACCCACAG GAGACGACGACTCCACTGGGACCTCTGCTgttaagaagaaaaagagggtgCACTTTGGAGGTCCGCTCTTTCCTGAGTTCTTTGATAAGAACCTTCCACCCAGCACCCCGTTACAGAAGGGTGGCACGCCGCTCCGAGCACCCACACCAGGTGGGTGTTTACAGCTGCGCTCACTGCTGAAGACCCCGCAGAAGAGTGAACCTCAGACCCCACAAGCGCCGTCAGACTTCTGCAGCCCCAGTATCTTTGGTGCCTCCCCTACACTCGCAATGCCTCGCAACTTCAGAAGGCAGTCTGTGGACGAAGACagtgaggaggatggagag gTTGTTTTCCCTTCAAAGGAGGAGATTGACTCTGCAGTGACAAGTGATACAG GATATCTGTGGGACTCCAAGCCACTGAACTTAAACTCTGCTTTCCATGAGGAGTCTTTGTCTCAGATAGTGACAG AGTCTGAGACTAAACCCAGCTCAACCTCTCATGTGGTTGTCCTGGATGAGCCGGCATCCTCACCAGATAAGAAGAAACCTGAAACTCCAGTTCCGGTCAGATCTAAGAGGCGGAGGAAAAAG CGTGAAGCAGAGTATGAATCTACAAGTGAGGCTCCAGCTAGCTCCGGCAGTCGAAAGAGAAAG CAACCAGAGGAGAGCGAACCTGTGAAGAGGTCGACACGCTCTGCTGCAAAGACGGCCTCTGGGAAGATGAAG ACAACCTCCGCAGCAGCGCGTCGTTGGAACAGGGACGTGGACCGCTCCCTGTACGGCTCTCGGGACTACGCCTCTAAGAACCCCAACCTGAGTCCCATCACTGAGAGACTGTCTTTCCTCAGTCAGTCTCCAGCTGCACCGCAGGCTCCCTCTGCAAGCTGCACAAAACACGCAG CTGCAACCCCAGAGACTCACCTGAACCTAGACACTGCTCACAGCATGGAATCGACAGATGAGCTCACTGTGACACATGACTTGGGTAATCCATCAGAAGACTCCGTCAAATCTCCCAACCCCAGTAAAGAAAGCTGTGTGAGGACCAGGAGGCTGGCGGGTCAGAGGTCCAGAGGGAGAGGAACGATGAAAAGGAAGGTCAGTGTTGCTGACTGCAACCTACTCTGTGTGGAGACTGGAGGACTGACAGAGGAGCACTGTGAAGACCCAATCACTACAAACCCTGAGGCATCAAGGGAAACCCCATTGTGCCACACTGCACCTtatcagagagaggaggacagagaacaTGAAGCCAAGATTCCTGCAGATATACCCAGCACTAACTCAGAAGGGAAGTCAGGGTGTCCTGCCAGTCTTAATGCTCTCCTACCTTCAGATGAAGAACTGAACGACTTGAGTGTGCAAGCAGCGTTCTCAAAACGAAAAGCCGAAGGCAGTAGCAGCTCTGTAAACAGTTCAGTTGACCAGGAGCCTGGGGACCAGATACAGGAGCACCAAACGAGCCATGAAGTGGAGGATAACCAACGGGGAGACCAAGCAGAGAACCTGCATGAAAACTGCATTTCGAGCTCTGACAGTCAGGAAGAGGAGCGACTGTTAAATCTAGACCTGGCTCCCTGGCAGGCTGACTTTAATTTTGAAGATGTATTTAAATCTGtcgccactagagggcagcgctCTGTACGCCGTAGCTTAAGGAACAAGAGCAATGCGGCCCAGAGCAAAGGGGCAGGTCTCGCCTGGATGCCTAAGACCTCCCCCGACTCGAATAAAGAGGCCCGAAGGAAAACGCGGGGCCGCCGGCTCAGCGCTGTTCTCCCTGCCCATCCTTCAGTctctgaggagacacaggaCAACTCTTCATCAGACTTCAAATAG
- the cdca2 gene encoding cell division cycle-associated protein 2 isoform X1 — protein sequence MESAEMNPAGPEGPHKDEMLPPSEENAPPVLTDTPDPLNFSVLTPRRFGISVQSFTPAASSNHKDKSRLSQIKSRRRSGIGVRGSPETNSLIRFMAQQRLKTPTNYQTPEPVSHSPLLPRVASTLRQKMASFQSLMDVEESEVCDPMPRQDGNTGGCIKTRDYLSDGNGKENLPPLMMPSAKKRRCLAPLEGCEVEIREASAPVPQFKLKEQEEDEETGLKRGPSTSSESVKEDQPELISPPLPPATCSTTNIQQDGFFELLSLSQPLAAVSPFHFPSLPGLLEMKPTGDDDSTGTSAVKKKKRVHFGGPLFPEFFDKNLPPSTPLQKGGTPLRAPTPGGCLQLRSLLKTPQKSEPQTPQAPSDFCSPSIFGASPTLAMPRNFRRQSVDEDSEEDGEVVFPSKEEIDSAVTSDTGYLWDSKPLNLNSAFHEESLSQIVTESETKPSSTSHVVVLDEPASSPDKKKPETPVPVRSKRRRKKQREAEYESTSEAPASSGSRKRKQPEESEPVKRSTRSAAKTASGKMKTTSAAARRWNRDVDRSLYGSRDYASKNPNLSPITERLSFLSQSPAAPQAPSASCTKHAAATPETHLNLDTAHSMESTDELTVTHDLGNPSEDSVKSPNPSKESCVRTRRLAGQRSRGRGTMKRKVSVADCNLLCVETGGLTEEHCEDPITTNPEASRETPLCHTAPYQREEDREHEAKIPADIPSTNSEGKSGCPASLNALLPSDEELNDLSVQAAFSKRKAEGSSSSVNSSVDQEPGDQIQEHQTSHEVEDNQRGDQAENLHENCISSSDSQEEERLLNLDLAPWQADFNFEDVFKSVATRGQRSVRRSLRNKSNAAQSKGAGLAWMPKTSPDSNKEARRKTRGRRLSAVLPAHPSVSEETQDNSSSDFK from the exons ATGGAAAGCGCAGAGATGAACCCTGCTGGCCCAGAAGGACCTCATAAGGACGAGATGTTGCCCCCCTCAGAAGAGAACGCCCCTCCTGTTTTAACAGACACCCCAGACCCCCTGAATTTCTCCGTGCTCACCCCCCGTCGGTTTGGCATCTCTGTCCAGAGCTTCACCCCAGCGGCCTCATCGAACCACAAAG ATAAGTCTCGTCTATCACAAATAAAGTCAAGGCGGCGATCCGGCATCGGTGTCCGTGGTTCACCAGAGACAAACTCCCTCATCCGCTTCATGGCACAACAGAGATTGAAGACTCCAACAAACTACCAAACTCCTGAG CCGGTCAGTCACAGCCCCCTTCTTCCCCGGGTGGCGTCCACTCTGAGGCAAAAGATGGCCTCCTTCCAGAGCCTGATGGATGTGGAGGAGAGTGAGGTCTGTGATCCGATGCCAAGACAGGACGGCAACACTGGAGGATGCATCAAGACAAGAGATTATCTGTCTG ATGGAAATGGCAAGGAAAACCTCCCACCACTGATGATGCCCTCAGCCAAGAAGAGGAGGTGCCTGGCCCCCCTTGAAGGCTGCGAAGTGGAGATAAGAGAGGCCAGCGCTCCTGTTCCCCAGTTCAAGTTGAAGGAGCAGGAG GAGGATGAAGAAACGGGTTTGAAACGAGGACCTTCAACATCCAGTGagtctgtgaaagaggaccaGCCTGAGCTTATTTCCCCTCCTCTACCACCAGCCACCTGTTCCACTACCAACATCCAACAG GATGGTTTCTTTGAACTACTCAGCCTCAGCCAACCACTGGCGGCTGTCTCCCCTTTCCACTTCCCTTCTCTCCCTGGTCTGTTGGAGATGAAACCCACAG GAGACGACGACTCCACTGGGACCTCTGCTgttaagaagaaaaagagggtgCACTTTGGAGGTCCGCTCTTTCCTGAGTTCTTTGATAAGAACCTTCCACCCAGCACCCCGTTACAGAAGGGTGGCACGCCGCTCCGAGCACCCACACCAGGTGGGTGTTTACAGCTGCGCTCACTGCTGAAGACCCCGCAGAAGAGTGAACCTCAGACCCCACAAGCGCCGTCAGACTTCTGCAGCCCCAGTATCTTTGGTGCCTCCCCTACACTCGCAATGCCTCGCAACTTCAGAAGGCAGTCTGTGGACGAAGACagtgaggaggatggagag gTTGTTTTCCCTTCAAAGGAGGAGATTGACTCTGCAGTGACAAGTGATACAG GATATCTGTGGGACTCCAAGCCACTGAACTTAAACTCTGCTTTCCATGAGGAGTCTTTGTCTCAGATAGTGACAG AGTCTGAGACTAAACCCAGCTCAACCTCTCATGTGGTTGTCCTGGATGAGCCGGCATCCTCACCAGATAAGAAGAAACCTGAAACTCCAGTTCCGGTCAGATCTAAGAGGCGGAGGAAAAAG CAGCGTGAAGCAGAGTATGAATCTACAAGTGAGGCTCCAGCTAGCTCCGGCAGTCGAAAGAGAAAG CAACCAGAGGAGAGCGAACCTGTGAAGAGGTCGACACGCTCTGCTGCAAAGACGGCCTCTGGGAAGATGAAG ACAACCTCCGCAGCAGCGCGTCGTTGGAACAGGGACGTGGACCGCTCCCTGTACGGCTCTCGGGACTACGCCTCTAAGAACCCCAACCTGAGTCCCATCACTGAGAGACTGTCTTTCCTCAGTCAGTCTCCAGCTGCACCGCAGGCTCCCTCTGCAAGCTGCACAAAACACGCAG CTGCAACCCCAGAGACTCACCTGAACCTAGACACTGCTCACAGCATGGAATCGACAGATGAGCTCACTGTGACACATGACTTGGGTAATCCATCAGAAGACTCCGTCAAATCTCCCAACCCCAGTAAAGAAAGCTGTGTGAGGACCAGGAGGCTGGCGGGTCAGAGGTCCAGAGGGAGAGGAACGATGAAAAGGAAGGTCAGTGTTGCTGACTGCAACCTACTCTGTGTGGAGACTGGAGGACTGACAGAGGAGCACTGTGAAGACCCAATCACTACAAACCCTGAGGCATCAAGGGAAACCCCATTGTGCCACACTGCACCTtatcagagagaggaggacagagaacaTGAAGCCAAGATTCCTGCAGATATACCCAGCACTAACTCAGAAGGGAAGTCAGGGTGTCCTGCCAGTCTTAATGCTCTCCTACCTTCAGATGAAGAACTGAACGACTTGAGTGTGCAAGCAGCGTTCTCAAAACGAAAAGCCGAAGGCAGTAGCAGCTCTGTAAACAGTTCAGTTGACCAGGAGCCTGGGGACCAGATACAGGAGCACCAAACGAGCCATGAAGTGGAGGATAACCAACGGGGAGACCAAGCAGAGAACCTGCATGAAAACTGCATTTCGAGCTCTGACAGTCAGGAAGAGGAGCGACTGTTAAATCTAGACCTGGCTCCCTGGCAGGCTGACTTTAATTTTGAAGATGTATTTAAATCTGtcgccactagagggcagcgctCTGTACGCCGTAGCTTAAGGAACAAGAGCAATGCGGCCCAGAGCAAAGGGGCAGGTCTCGCCTGGATGCCTAAGACCTCCCCCGACTCGAATAAAGAGGCCCGAAGGAAAACGCGGGGCCGCCGGCTCAGCGCTGTTCTCCCTGCCCATCCTTCAGTctctgaggagacacaggaCAACTCTTCATCAGACTTCAAATAG